CATCGGAATGTCGGGCCATTCCGATGGCGTACAAAGTGACACCGCCCGGTTGCCCCACCCTTTTGGTACCCCCCTAGACTGAACTTCCAGCACAGGCGGCTACACGCTCGAAAGGCGCCCCCGTGTCCATCGGCAACTCCCCTGAAGACGAGCGTCCGTTCGAAAACGAGCACGTCGAAGCAGACCGTGAGGAAGCCCGCCCCTCCATCGGCCATGCCCTGCAGCAGGCTCGTATCGCCGCCGGGCTGACCGTCGACGACGTCAGTAGCGCCACCCGGGTCCGCATGAACATCGTGCACGCGATCGAGGCGGACGACTTCTCCCCCTGCGGTGGGGACGTCTACGCCCGTGGGCACATCAGGACCCTGGCCAAGGCCGTCAACCTCGATCCCGCGCCGCTGCTCGCCCAGTACGGCGACGAGCACGGCGGGCGTCCGGCACCGACCCCGGCAGCCCCTCTCTTCGAGGCGGAACGTATCCGTCCGGAGCGGCGGGGGCCCAACTGGACCGCGGCCATGGTCGCCGCGATCGTCGCCGTGATCGGCTTCGTCGGGTTCACCATGTTCCAGGGCGGGGACGACGGTGCCAACGAGGCGAACGTGGCCGAGGGCTCCACGCCCGGCGACTCCGCCTCCCCGACCACCAAGACCAAGAAGCCCGCAGACCCCAAGCCCGAGCCGTCCGACAGCGCCATCGCGGCCGCGCCGCAGGACAAGGTGACCGTCCGGGTGGCCGCCGTCGACGACCGCAGCTGGATCGCCGCCAAGGACCACAACGGCCGGATGATCTTCGATGGTGTCCTCAAGCGGGGCGACTCGAAGACTTTCCAGGACAGCTCGAAGGTCCACCTCGTTCTCGGCGACGCCGGCGCGATCGACCTCTTCGTCAACGGCAAGAAGATCGAGGAGAACTTCCAGCCGGGCTCCGTCGAGCGCCTGACCTACACGAAGGGCGACCCCGAGGCCGGGTGATCAGACCGAAAGGTCCAGTTGATACGGGGTTGGCCGGGAAACGGCCAACCCCGTCGACGTGGGGTGTCAGCGGGACGAAGTAGTCTTGAGCCCATGCCTGAACGCCGTACCGTCGCACTCGTCACCCTTGGCTGCGCCCGTAACGAGGTGGACTCGGAGGAGCTCGCAGGCCGTTTGGAGGCGGACGGCTGGCAGCTCGTGGAGGACGCCGAGAACGCGGACGTCGCTGTCGTGAACACCTGCGGCTTCGTCGAAGCCGCGAAGAAGGACTCCGTCGACGCCCTCCTCGAAGCCAACGACCTCAAGGGGCACGGCAGAACCCAGGCCGTCGTGGCGGTGGGCTGCATGGCCGAGCGGTACGGCAAGGAACTCGCCGAAGCCCTCCCCGAGGCCGACGGCGTGCTCGGCTTCGACGACTACTCGGACATCTCGGACCGCCTGCAGACCATCCTCAACGGTGGCATCCACGCCGCGCACACCCCGCGCGACCGGCGCAAGCTGCTGCCGATCAGCCCGGCGCAGCGCCAGGAGTCGGCGGCCGAGGTGGCACTGCCCGGGCACGGCCCGGCCGAGCCCGCCGTCGCACCGGCGGATCTTCCCGAGGGCCTCGCCCCGGCCTCCGGCCCGCGCGCACCCCTGCGCCGTCGTCTGGACGGCTCCCCGGTCGCCTCCGTCAAGCTCGCCTCCGGCTGCGACCGGCGCTGCTCCTTCTGCGCCATCCCCTCCTTCCGCGGCTCCTTCATCTCCCGCCGCCCCAGCGACGTGCTGAACGAGACGCGCTGGCTGGCCGAGCAGGGCGTGAAGGAGATCATGCTGGTCTCCGAGAACAACACCTCCTACGGCAAGGACCTGGGCGACATCCGTCTGCTGGAGTCGCTGCTGCCCGAGCTCGCCGAAGTCGACGGCATCGAGCGCGTCCGCGTCAGCTACCTGCAGCCCGCCGAGATGCGGCCCGGCCTCATCGACGTGCTGACCTCGACCCCGAAGGTCGCGCCCTACTTCGACCTGTCCTTCCAGCACTCCGCGCCCGGCGTGCTGCGCGCGATGCGCCGCTTCGGTGACACCGACCGGTTCCTGGAACTGCTCGACACCATCCGCAGCAAGGCGCCCGAGGCCGGCGTGCGCTCCAACTTCATCGTGGGCTTCCCCGGCGAGAGCGAGGCCGACCTCGCCGAGCTGGAGCGGTTCCTGAACGGCGCGCGGCTGGACGCCATCGGCGTCTTCGGCTACTCCGACGAGGAGGGCACCGAGGCGGCGACCTACGCCGACAAGCTCGACGAGGACGTCGTCGCCGAGCGGCTGGCCCACATCTCCCGACTGGCCGAGGAACTCGTCTCGCAGCGGGCCGAGGACCGCGTCGGCCAGACGGTGCGGGTCCTCGTCGAGTCCGTGGACGACGAGGAGGGTGTGTACGGCCGCGCGGAGCACCAGGCGCCCGAGACGGACGGCCAGGTGCTCCTCACGAGCGGCGCGGGTCTGCGGGGCGGCCGTATGGTCGAGGCGAAGGTGGTCGGTACGGAGGGTGTCGACCTGGTGGCCGAGCCGCTGCAGGGCTCGCTCACGTCGCCTGCGTGGAGTGAGGAGGCGGGCAGATGACCGGTGTCCCGGCATCCGCGGCGGGAGGCTCCTCCGGCGCGAGAAGGGCAGCGGCCGGAGCGGGCGCTCCGGCCCCCGCGGCCCCCGTGGCCCCGGGGGCGGCGGCCGGACATCCGGCCGTGCGGTCTGCCGATGGCGGGGCGCCCGGTGCGGGACCCGGTGCCTCGTCCGGGGTGGATCACGGCGGGGCTGCCGCGGCGGTACCCGGTGCCGGTGAGACCGTCCACGGTGAGGGCGACGACGTCGACGCCCAGAGCGAAGGGAAGACCCCGCGGGGCGGGAAGATCGCTGCCGCGGCCGTCAACCAGGCCAGTGTCTGGAACATCGCCAACCTCCTGACCATGCTCCGGCTGGTCCTCGTGCCGGCCTTCGTCGCGCTGATGCTCGCCGACGGCGGCCACGACCCGGTGTGGCGGGCTCTCGCCTGGGCCGCCTTCGCCGTCGCCATGATCACCGACCTGTTCGACGGTCACCTGGCGCGCACGTACAACCTGGTCACGGACTTCGGGAAGATCGCCGACCCCATCGCCGACAAGGCGATCATGGGGGCGGCGCTGATCTGTCTGTCCGCGCTCGGCGATCTGCCCTGGTGGGTGACCGGCGTCATCCTCGGCAGGGAACTCGGGATCACCCTGCTGCGTTTCCTGGTGATCCGCTACGGCGTCATCCCCGCCAGCCGCGGAGGCAAGCTGAAGACCCTCACCCAGGGCGTGGCCGTCGGCATGTACGTGCTGGCGCTGACGGGATGGCTGGCCACCCTGAGGTGGTGGGTGATGGCCGCGGCGGTCGTGCTGACCGTGGTGACCGGGCTCGACTATGTGAAACAGGCCATTGTGCTGCGCAGGCAGGGAATCGCCGAGCGCAAGGCCGCGTTGGAGGAGAAGGAAGCGTGAGTTCCACGGCCACCGACGTGGTGCGACTACTCACGGTGAAGGGCAGGACGCTCGCCGTCGCGGAGTCGCTGACCGGTGGCCTCGTTGCGGCGGACATCACATCCGTCCCCGGGGCGTCCCAGGTCTTCCGAGGCTCCGTGACCGCCTACGCCACCGACCTGAAGCACGAGCTGCTCGGTGTCGACGCCACCCTGCTGGCGGCGCGCGGGGCGGTGGATCCGCAGGTCGCGGCCCAGATGGCGGCAGGCGTACGCAAGGCGCTCGGCACCGACTGGGGCATCGCGACCACCGGTGTCGCGGGTCCCGAACCGCAGGACGGACAGGCCGTCGGAACGGTTTTCGTCGCGGTGGACGGACCCGCCGGAGCAAATTCCGGTTCTGCCGGCGGCGGAAAAGTGGAGGCTCTGCGGTTGAACGGCGACCGCGAGGAAATTCGTAGAGAGAGTGTACGGAGCGTACTCGCATTGCTCCTGAAGGAGCTTGCGGGCGAACAGACTGGGAATGAGCGGGCACAGGATACGGAACGGAACGGGGGGTTTTGATGTTTGCAGCCCTGAGTGAACACGACATCGCTCCCCGCACGGCCGCGGCGCAAGGCGGTACGGTGGGGCGTAATGGATGCGGCTACGCGGTCCGAGGAGGGAGCCACCGATGATTCTGCTCCGTCGCCTGCTGGGTGACGTGCTGCGTCGGCAGCGCCAGCGCCAGGGCCGTACTCTGCGCGAAGTCTCCTCGTCCGCCCGAGTCTCACTCGGCTATCTCTCCGAGGTGGAGCGGGGGCAGAAGGAGGCTTCCTCCGAGCTGCTCTCCGCCATCTGCGACGCGCTGGACGTACGGATGTCCGAGCTCATGCGGGAAGTGAGCGACGAGCTCGCCCTCGCCGAGCTGGCCCAGTCTGCTGCGGCCACCCCCAGCGAGCCTGTACACACGCCGGTTCGCTCGATGCTGGGCTCCGTGTCGGTGGCCGGTGTGCCACCGGAACGGGTGACCATCAAGGCGCCTGCCGAAGCAGTGGACGTCGTCGCCGCGTGAGGCTCTGCGCTCACACGGCATGATCGAGGCCCCGGCCGGGCCTTTCCGGAAGATCCGGAGGGGTGCCGCCCGGGGTTTTCGCTTGCCTGGGGGCAGGCTGACGCCGTCGTGCCGTCTCATGCGCGCCGTGTCTGATTCATGTGCGTTTGCCGGTGTGGCGTGTGGCGGTCATCGTTGAGGGGATGGCGGGGGCAGTCCTCGGAGGTGCGGATGTACGTCGTGAAGAGCCCGTTGTCGGACGCGAACCTGAAGACCGTGTCCGAGGCGCTGCAAGGTGCCCTTGTCGATCTGGTGGACCTCGCCCTCGTGGCGAAGCAGATCCACTGGAACGTCGTGGGGCCGCGCTTCCGTTCCGTGCATCTCCAGCTCGACGAGGTCGTCGACACCGCGCGGAAGTACTCCGACACCGTGGCCGAGCGCGCCGCGGCCCTCGGGATCTCTCCTGACGGGCGTGCCGCGACGGTGGCCGTCGGCAGCGGGATCGGGGTGACCCCCGAAGGGTGGGTCGACGACACGACCGCCGTGGGAGCGCTCGTCGAAGCGCTGGCCGCGGTGATCGCGCGCATGCGGCAGCGGGTCGAGACGACCGGTGAGCCGGATCCGGTGAGTCAGGACATCTTCATCGGGATCACGGCGGACCTGGAGAAGCATCACTGGATGTTCCAGGCCGAGAACGGGTGACGTGACGGGAGAGGGCGCGGGAGCGGGTGACGGGCCGGGCGCGAGTTTCGCGATCGCTCGGCGCGAGGGTCTGCGTGGCGTGGGCCGGGTGCGCGTGCACGGCCTGAGCGGTGTGCGCGATGCGCCCGTGTGCCTGTGGTGCGCCCTGTCCGCCGGCCCGGGTGGCTGCATAGCGTCGGGCTGGAGGTGGCGGCCATGGCGGGGATAGCGCACTGGGGGAGTCGGCGCTGGGGGGCCCGCGGGGCCGCGCTCGGGATGGGGGCGCTGTGGTGGTGGGCCGTGCTGCGGCTCGTGGCCGTGCCTGAGGCGGGGGTGCTGGAGGCGGCGGTCGCGGCCGGGGGATGGGGGCTGAGCGTGCTGCCCGTGCACTGCGTGCCCAAGCGGCGGGCGCGGGGCGTTGTGGGGGCCGGGCGGTGGCGGAGGGTTTTGCGGGCCGGGGGCGGGGGTGGCGGTGCGGCGGGGGTGAAGTCGGGGGGAGTGTAGGGGGCGTTTTGGCTGCGGCGGTTGCTGTGTGAGGGGTGGTGGCCCGGGGCGTGCCCTTGTTGGGGCGGTGGCTCGTGGGCTGGGCGGGAGCGGTGTGGTGGGCGCGGAAGCTCTGCCGCAGCCGGTTCGCGAGCTGCTGCTCGGGACCGTGCTCGTCGGGGCAGAGCAGGGGTGCCCAGGTGGTGTCGGCAGTCGGGGGCTTGGCCGGGTGGGTGGTGCGGGGACCGGTCGGTGTCCTGAGGGGGAGCCGTGGCGGTCGTTTCGGCGGCCGACGGGCCTGCCAGGGGGTGGGTGCGGCGATGAGCCGGTGTCCTGGGCCGGGCGTGGCGGTCGGTGGGGCCGGGGTGCGAGCCTTGATGGGCGCACGGGTTGTGTCACCACGGCATCGCCACACCCCCGTTCGGGCGGAGGATCTGACCCGTTGTGAAGGCCGAGGCGTCGGAGGCCAGGTGGAGGATCGCGTGGGCGATGTCCTCGGGCTCGCCCACGCGGCCCAGGGGTGACATCCGGGCCATGACGGACTCCGTGTGCGCCTGCGACTCGCTGTCCTCGCGGTCGGTCATCGGCGTACGGATCCAGCCCGGGGCGACCGCGTTGACGCGGATTCCGTGCCGGCCGACCTCCGTCGCGAGGGTCTTGGTCAGCTGGACCACCGCCGCCTTGGCCGCGCCGTAGCAGAGCAGACCGGGGCCGCCTGTGTCGACGGCGCCCGAGGCCATGGTGACGATGCTGCCCCGGGTACCGCGGTCGATCATCAGGCGGGCGGCCTCCTGGCAGGCGTACAGCACTCCCTTGAAGTTGACGTTCAGTACTCGGTCGAGGTCCTCGTCCCGGGTCTCCAGCACGGGGCTGCGATGCATGATCCCGGCGACCGCGGCGAGGGCGTCCAGGCGTTCGCAGGAGGTGAGGGCCTGCCTCAGCAGGGTGCGGTCGGTGACGTCGAGGGTGTGGGTGCGGGCTGTGCCGCCGTTGCCCTTGATCAGGGCCGCCGTCTCGTGCAGGCCCTCGGCGTCATGGTCGGCGCAATGCACGGTCGCGCCCGCCTCGGCGAGCAGAAGCGCCGAGGCGCGGCCGATGCCACTCGCGGCGCCGGTGACGAACGCGGTGCGGCCGGTGAGGTCGTACGCCGTGACGGGCATACAGGGACCGTACGAGCGTTTCTGACGGGTCGTCAATTGGTGCGGCTGTGCCGGGTCGGGGCGGGGGCAGGGCCTGGCTGACAGGTGGGGCACCAGTAGGTGGGGCGTTCGCGGGAGCCGTCGCCCTGGTCGGCGACGCGGATCGAGGTGCGGCAGCGCAGGCAGGGGCGGGGGGCGCGGCCGTAGACGAAGAGGTCCTGGCCGTGATGGCCCGTGGTGCTGCGGATGGGGCGGTCGCGGTTGGCCTCGAGCAGCTTTTTGGCGAGCGCGGGCAGCTTCGCCGCGCGGTCGGCGGGCAGGTCGCCGGCCGGCAGCCAGGGGGTGACGCCCAGGAGGAAGCAGAGCTCGCTCTTGTAGACATTGCCGATGCCGGCGAGGTTGCGCTGGTCGAGCAGGGCCTCGCCGAGTTCGCGGGCGGGGTCCTGGAGGACGTTGGCGAGAGCCCGGTCGGGGTCCCAGTCGGGGCCGAGGAGGTCGGGGCCGAGGTGGCCGACCGCGCGCTGCTCGTCGGTGGTGCGCAGGAGTTCCAGGACGGGGAGGCGGTAGCCGACGGCCGTGCGGTCGGTGGTGCCGAGGATCGCGCGGATCTGGTGGCCGGGGCCGCCGCTCCAGCGCTGGCCGTTTCCGTACACCTTCCAGGAGCCGTCCATCCGCAGGTGGGAGTGGAGGGTCAGGCCGCCCTCGACACGAGTGAGGAGGTGCTTGCCGCGCGCGGTGACGTCCAGGACTGCGCGGCCCGTGAGGTCGGCCGTGGCGAAGCGGGGCACCCTGAGGTCGCTGCGGGTCAGCACCTTGCCCGCGAGGGCGTCGTGCAACCGCCTCGCGGCCTGCCAGACCGTGTCACCTTCGGGCATGGGTCAAGGGTGGCACGGTGGGCGCGTGCTCGGCCGGAGCGGCTGTGGGCGGGAGGCCGTCTCAGGCGCGCAGACGGAGGCCTCGGGGCGTCGCGATGAAGCCCGCTCCTTCCAGGAGGGCGCCGATGGGGGAGGTCAGGGCCTGGGCGCCGTTGACGCGCTCCACCGTGACCGTGCCGAGCGAGCCCGCGCGCGCCGCCGCGGCGAGGGCCTCCGCGGCGGTGCCCAGGCGGGGGTCGTCGGAGGGGGCGCCCTCCGGGTCGGCGGCCCAGGCCAGCAGGGTCTTGCCGCCGCGCTCCATGTAGAGCGTCAGTTCACCGTCGACGAGCACCACCAGGGAACCCGCTTTGCGGCCCGGCTTGTGTCCGGCGCCCGTCGGGGGCTCGGGCCAGGCCAGGGCGGCGCCGTACGCGTTGGCCGGGTCGGCGGCGGCGAGGACGACGGCCCGGGAAACGCCGTCAGGGCGGGTACGGCGGCCCGGAGACCCTTGGTCGTACGCCGCGCGCCCGTCGTTCTGCCAGGACGGGGCGGCCTGCGGGGCGTAGTCGCGGGGCGAGACCCACTCGCCCGGGGACGGTCGGGGGGCGTCGTAGGAGGCGCCCAGGTCGGGGAAGCCGTCGAGGCCGGGGCCGGGGCCGGGGGCGTCGGTGTGGTCGTGGGAAGGGGCGGAGTCGTCCGGTCCGGCGAAGTCATGAGCGGGGAACGGGTCGGGTTCAGAGCCGGGAGGCGGGCCGGGCAGGTCCTGGCCGCGGTCGCGGGCGCTGGACACCGCGCGCAGACGGTCCACCGCACCGTCCATCGCGAACTGCGCGGCGCCGAGGCCCTCCACCACGTAGCCCCGACGGGCCTGGCCGCTCTCCTCGAAGACGGACAGGACGCGGTAGGTCGCCGAGAAGCCGCCCTCGACGCCCTCCGCCGCGACGGCGCCCCTGGTGACCACGCCGTGCCGGTCGAGGAGGGTGCGGGCGAGGGCGTGGGCGCGCACGGTGGGGTCGGCTTCGTGGGCCGGGAGCAGGGACCAGCGGCCCGCGACCGTCGGCGGGCCGGAGCGGGACGCGGTGCGGGCCGCGGCCGTCAGGGAGCCGTAGCGGCCGCGCGGGACCGTGCGCTTGGCCCGGTGGGCCGTGGCGCCCGCGGTGCGGCCCGAGCCGAGCAGGGAGCGCATGGGGGCGAGCGTGTCGTTCGTCAGGCGGCCGGACCAGGCCAGGTCCCACAGGGCGTCGGCCAGTTGCGGGTCGGTGGCCTCGGGGTGGGTGGTGGCGCGGACCTGGTCGGCGATCTGGCGGAAGAACAGGCCGTAGCCGGCGGAGAGGGTGTCCAGGACGGACTGGTGCAGGGCGGTCAGCTCCAACGGGTGCGGGGGCGGCAGGAGCAGGGGAGCCGCGTCCGCCAGGTAGAGGGAGACCCAGCCGTCCTTGCCGGGGAGAGAGCCCGCCCCGGCCCAGATCACCTCACCGGCGGCGGTGAGCTCGTCCAGCATCGCCGGGGTGTAGTTCGCGACCCGGGAGGGCAGGGCCAGTTTCTCCAGGGCGGAGGCCGGTACGGACGCGCCCTGGACCTGCTCGATGGCGCGGACCAGCCCGTCGACGCCGCGCAGGGAGTGCCCCTTGCCGATGTGCTGCCACTGGGGGAGGAACTGGGCGAGCGCGGCCGGAGGCACCGGCTCCAGTTCGTGCCGCAGGGCTGCCAGGGAGCGGCGGCGCAGCCGGCGCAGCACGGCAGCGTCGCACCACTCCTGGCCGATCCCGGCCGGGTGGAACTCGCCCTGGACGACCCGGCCCGCCGCCGCGAGCCGCTGGAGGGCGCCTTCGGTGACGGCGACGCCCAGGCCGAAACGGGCCGCCGCCGTGGCCGAGGTGAAGGGTCCGTGGGTGCGGGCGTGGCGCGCCAGGAGGTCGCCGAGCGGATCCTTGACGGGCTCCGTGAAGGCCTCCGGGACGCCGACCGGCAGGGCTGTGCCCAGCGCGTCGCGCAGGCGGCCCGCGTCCTCGATCGCCGCCCAGTGGTCCCTGCCCCCGATCCGGACCCGGATGGCGCGGCGGGTACCGGCCAGTTCCTGTGCCCACTGCGGTTCGGCGCCCCGCTCGGCCAGTTCCGCCTCCGTGAGCGGGCCCAGGAGGCGAAGGAGGTCCGCGACGCTCTCGGCGTCCTTGGCGCGGCGGTCCTCGGTGAGCCACTGGAGCTCCCGCTCCAGCTCGGTCAGCACCTCCGCGTCGAGCAGCTCGCGCAGCTCCGCCTGACCCAGCAGCTCGGCCAGCAGCCGGGAGTCCAGCGACAGGGCGGCGGCGCGGCGCTCGGCGAGCGGAGAGTCGCCCTCGTACAGGAACTGGGCGACGTAGCCGAAGAGGAGGGAGCGGGCGAAGGGGGAGGGCTCGGGAGTGGTGACCTCGACCAGGCGGACCTTGCGGGACTCCAGGTCGCCCATCAGCTCGACGAGCCCGGGGACGTCGAAGACGTCCTGGAGACACTCGCGGACCGCCTCCAGGACGATCGGGAACGAGCCGAACTCGCTGGCCACCTGCAGCAGCTGCGAGGCGCGCTGGCGCTGCTGCCACAGCGGGGTGCGCTTGCCCGGGTTGCGGCGCGGCAGCAGCAGCGCGCGTGCGGCGCACTCACGGAAACGCGAGGCGAACAGGGCGGAACTGCCCACCTGATCGGTGACGACCTGGTCGACCTCGCCCTTGTCGAAGACGACGTCCGCCGCGCCCACCGGGGCCTGGTCGGCGTCGTACTCCCGGCCCATCTTCACCGGCTCCTGGTCCAGCAGGTCCAGGCCCATCAGGTCGGCGTCCGGCAGGCGCAGCACGATGCCGTCGTCGGCGTGCATGACCTGCGCGTCCATGCCGTACCGCTCGGACAGCTTCGCGCCGAGCGCGAGCGCCCACGGGGCGTGCACCTGGGCGCCGAAGGGGGAGTGCACGACCACGCGCCAGTCACCGAGCTCGTCGCGGAAGCGCTCCACGACGATCGTCCGGTCGTCCGGGATGTGGCCGCAGGCCTCGCGCTGCTCGTCCAGGTACGACAGCACGTTCTCAGCGGCCCACGCGTCGAGGCCGGCGGCGAGGAGGCGAAGACGGGCGTCGTCCTTGGACAGCGACCCGACCTCGCGCAGGAACGCGCCCACCGCCCGGCCCAGTTCCAGCGGGCGCCCCAGCTGGTCGCCCTTCCAGAAGGGCAGCCGGCCCGGCACGCCGGGGGCCGGGGAGACCAGGACGCGGTCGCGGGTGATGTCCTCGATGCGCCAGGAGCTGGTGCCGAGCGTGAAGACGTCGCCGACGCGGGACTCGTAGACCATCTCCTCGTCGAGCTCGCCGACCCGGCCGCCGCCCTTCTTGGGGTCGGCGCCCGCGAGGAAGACGCCGAAGAGGCCACGGTCGGGGATCGTGCCGCCGGAGGTGACGGCGAGGCGCTGTGCGCCGGGGCGGCCGGTGATCTCGCCGGTGACGCGGTCCCACACCACGCGCGGGCGCAGCTCCGCGAACGCGTCGGACGGGTAGCGGCCGGCCAGCATGTCGAGGACCGCCGTGAAGGCCGACTCGGGCAGTGAGGCGAACGGGGCGGCCCGGCGGACGGCGGCGAGGAGGTCGTCGAACTGCCACGTGTCCAGGGCCGTCATGGCGACCACCTGCTGCGCCAGGACGTCCAGGGGGTTGGTGGGGACCTTCAGGGACTCGATGGAGCCGGTGCGCATGCGCTCGGTGACCACCGCCGCCTGCACCAGGTCGCCCCGATACTTCGGGAAGACCACACCGGTGGAGACCGCGCCCACCTGGTGCCCCGCACGGCCGACGCGCTGCAGGCCGGAGGCGACGGAGGGCGGCGACTCCACCTGCACGACCAAATCCACCGCGCCCATGTCGATGCCCAGTTCGAGACTGGACGTCGCCACCACCGCGGGCAGGCGCCCCGCCTTGAGGTCCTCCTCGACCAGGGCGCGCTGCTCCTTGGAGACCGAGCCGTGGTGGGCGCGGGCGATGACCTGGGGGGCGCCCTGGGCTGCTCCCGAGCCGCCCATGAGCTCGGCGGGGGAGTGGTGCTCGTCGAGCGTCTCGCCCGTGGCCCGCTCGTACGCGATCTCGTTCAGGCGGTTGCAGAGGCGCTCCGCGAGGCGGCGGGAGTTCGCGAAGACGATCGTCGAGCGGTGGGACTGGACGAGGTCGGCGATCCGCTCTTCCACATGCGGCCAGATGGACGGGCGCTCGGCACCCTCCTTGCCGTCCGCCACCGGGGAGCCGCCCAGCTCGCCCAGATCCTCGACCGGGACCACCACGGACAGGTCGAACTCCTTGCCCGACTCCGGCTGGACGATCTCCACCTTGCCGCGCGGCGAGAGGTAACGGGCCACCTCGTCCACCGGGCGGACCGTCGCGGAGAGGCCGATGCGGCGGGCGGGCTTCGGGAGGAGGTCGTCCAGCCGCTCGAGGGAGAGCGCGAGATGGGCGCCGCGCTTGGTGCCGGCGACCGCGTGCACCTCGTCGAGGATCACCGTCTCCACGCCCGCCAGCGCGTCGCGCGTGGCCGACGTCAGCATCAAGAACAGCGATTCCGGGGTCGTGATCAGGATGTCCGGCGGACGGGTCGACAGCGCTCGGCGCTCGGCGGCGGGGGTGTCGCCCGAGCGGATGCCCACCTTGACCTCGGGCTCGGGCAGGCCGAGGCGCACGGACTCCTGGCGGATGCCGGTCAGCGGACTGCGCAGGTTGCGCTCGACGTCCACCGCCAGGGCCTTCAAGGGCGAGACGTACAGCACGCGGCAGCGCTTCTTGGGGTCGGCGGGGGGAGGCGCCGAGGCCAGTTGGTCCAGAGCGGCCAGGAAGGCCGCCAGGGTCTTGCCGGAGCCGGTGGGGGCGACGACCAGCACGTCCGAGCCCTCGTGGATGGCCTGCCACGCACCGGCTTGGGCCGAGGTGGGCGCGGAGAAGGCACCCGTGAACCAGGCGCGGGTCGCGGGGGAGAAGCCGTCCAGGGCTCGCTGCGCATTGCTGGGCATGCGTCCATCGTGCACCTCGGCACTGACAACGGGGCCTCGCCGCCTCGTGACCCCAGTGACAACGGGGCCTCGCCGCCTCGTGGCCCCACTGACAACAGGGGCCGCGCCGCCTCGTGGCCTGCCGCTTCGCCGGGGTGCCGGCCGGGGTGCATCGTGTCGCCCGCGGCCGCGGACAATGGTCGTATGAACGAGCGCGCACGGCACTGGCAGTACGACGAGCTGCCGGGGGTCGATCTGTTGCGGGCCCGGTATGTGCGCAAGACGTTCGTGCGGCACACGCACGAGAACTTCGTGATCGCCGCCATCGCCGACGGGGTGGAGGTCTTCCACCACGGCGGGGGCGATCAGTACGCCGGAGCCGGGGCTCTCGCACTGGTGAATCCCGACACGCCGCACACGGGACGGGCCGGGGTGCCCGAAGGGTGGCGGTACGGGGCCGTGTACCCCTCGGCCGAGGTGGTGCGGGAGATCGCGGCCGAGACGACTTCACTGCGCGGGACGCCGGGGTTCGTCAGCCCGGTGGTCGACGATCCCTATGCCGGGGGTCTGGTGCACCAGGTGCTGCGGGCCGCCGACGAGGGCAACGCGCTGGCTGCGGACACGCTGCTGCGGGTCGCCGTGACCAGGCTGCTGCGATTGAACGGCGGGCCCCTGCCCCGGCGCCAGGTGCGGACGGCGGGAGCCCGGATCGCGGCACGCGCGCGTGGTGTGCTGGAAGAGCGGATGGCACATCCGCCGACCCTGGAGCAACTGGCGGCCGACCTCGGGACCAGCCCGTTCGCCCTGCTGCGGGCCTTCCGGGGCGTCTACGGGATGCCGCCGCACGCGTGGCTCACGGACGCGCGGGTCCGGCGGGCGCGGCGGCTGCTGGACACGGGGACGGCGCCCTCCGAGGTCGCCCTGGCCGTCGGGTTCACCGACCAGCCGCATCT
This is a stretch of genomic DNA from Streptomyces hawaiiensis. It encodes these proteins:
- a CDS encoding helix-turn-helix domain-containing protein, whose product is MSIGNSPEDERPFENEHVEADREEARPSIGHALQQARIAAGLTVDDVSSATRVRMNIVHAIEADDFSPCGGDVYARGHIRTLAKAVNLDPAPLLAQYGDEHGGRPAPTPAAPLFEAERIRPERRGPNWTAAMVAAIVAVIGFVGFTMFQGGDDGANEANVAEGSTPGDSASPTTKTKKPADPKPEPSDSAIAAAPQDKVTVRVAAVDDRSWIAAKDHNGRMIFDGVLKRGDSKTFQDSSKVHLVLGDAGAIDLFVNGKKIEENFQPGSVERLTYTKGDPEAG
- the rimO gene encoding 30S ribosomal protein S12 methylthiotransferase RimO — protein: MPERRTVALVTLGCARNEVDSEELAGRLEADGWQLVEDAENADVAVVNTCGFVEAAKKDSVDALLEANDLKGHGRTQAVVAVGCMAERYGKELAEALPEADGVLGFDDYSDISDRLQTILNGGIHAAHTPRDRRKLLPISPAQRQESAAEVALPGHGPAEPAVAPADLPEGLAPASGPRAPLRRRLDGSPVASVKLASGCDRRCSFCAIPSFRGSFISRRPSDVLNETRWLAEQGVKEIMLVSENNTSYGKDLGDIRLLESLLPELAEVDGIERVRVSYLQPAEMRPGLIDVLTSTPKVAPYFDLSFQHSAPGVLRAMRRFGDTDRFLELLDTIRSKAPEAGVRSNFIVGFPGESEADLAELERFLNGARLDAIGVFGYSDEEGTEAATYADKLDEDVVAERLAHISRLAEELVSQRAEDRVGQTVRVLVESVDDEEGVYGRAEHQAPETDGQVLLTSGAGLRGGRMVEAKVVGTEGVDLVAEPLQGSLTSPAWSEEAGR
- the pgsA gene encoding CDP-diacylglycerol--glycerol-3-phosphate 3-phosphatidyltransferase, with translation MTGVPASAAGGSSGARRAAAGAGAPAPAAPVAPGAAAGHPAVRSADGGAPGAGPGASSGVDHGGAAAAVPGAGETVHGEGDDVDAQSEGKTPRGGKIAAAAVNQASVWNIANLLTMLRLVLVPAFVALMLADGGHDPVWRALAWAAFAVAMITDLFDGHLARTYNLVTDFGKIADPIADKAIMGAALICLSALGDLPWWVTGVILGRELGITLLRFLVIRYGVIPASRGGKLKTLTQGVAVGMYVLALTGWLATLRWWVMAAAVVLTVVTGLDYVKQAIVLRRQGIAERKAALEEKEA
- a CDS encoding CinA family protein, which codes for MSSTATDVVRLLTVKGRTLAVAESLTGGLVAADITSVPGASQVFRGSVTAYATDLKHELLGVDATLLAARGAVDPQVAAQMAAGVRKALGTDWGIATTGVAGPEPQDGQAVGTVFVAVDGPAGANSGSAGGGKVEALRLNGDREEIRRESVRSVLALLLKELAGEQTGNERAQDTERNGGF
- a CDS encoding helix-turn-helix domain-containing protein, which encodes MILLRRLLGDVLRRQRQRQGRTLREVSSSARVSLGYLSEVERGQKEASSELLSAICDALDVRMSELMREVSDELALAELAQSAAATPSEPVHTPVRSMLGSVSVAGVPPERVTIKAPAEAVDVVAA
- a CDS encoding Dps family protein, with the protein product MYVVKSPLSDANLKTVSEALQGALVDLVDLALVAKQIHWNVVGPRFRSVHLQLDEVVDTARKYSDTVAERAAALGISPDGRAATVAVGSGIGVTPEGWVDDTTAVGALVEALAAVIARMRQRVETTGEPDPVSQDIFIGITADLEKHHWMFQAENG
- a CDS encoding SDR family NAD(P)-dependent oxidoreductase; its protein translation is MPVTAYDLTGRTAFVTGAASGIGRASALLLAEAGATVHCADHDAEGLHETAALIKGNGGTARTHTLDVTDRTLLRQALTSCERLDALAAVAGIMHRSPVLETRDEDLDRVLNVNFKGVLYACQEAARLMIDRGTRGSIVTMASGAVDTGGPGLLCYGAAKAAVVQLTKTLATEVGRHGIRVNAVAPGWIRTPMTDREDSESQAHTESVMARMSPLGRVGEPEDIAHAILHLASDASAFTTGQILRPNGGVAMPW